One genomic region from Fibrobacter sp. encodes:
- a CDS encoding ribosomal protein L7/L12: AKKMDVLKAVRAITGLGLKEAKDLVEKANSVVKEAMPKADAEKLKKELEDLGAKVALK, encoded by the coding sequence GTGCTAAGAAGATGGACGTCCTCAAGGCTGTCCGCGCTATCACCGGTCTCGGCCTTAAGGAAGCTAAGGACCTCGTCGAAAAGGCCAACAGCGTCGTTAAGGAAGCTATGCCGAAGGCTGACGCTGAAAAGCTCAAGAAGGAATTGGAAGATCTCGGAGCAAAGGTCGCTCTGAAGTAA
- the rpoB gene encoding DNA-directed RNA polymerase subunit beta gives MTTERKSYSSNKFQLELPYLIEVQKASYEQFLQKDIPQEKRLKVGLERVFQDIFPITDVKGLYSLNYEGYYFGIPKYSIPECRERGLTYSMELFATLSLQIFEEDGEDRKLKEEVKNDVLVCELPIMTENGTFIVNGAERVVVSQLHRSYGVSFDKEMQVTGRDDYKSRIIPHRGAWVEFNTEGDILYLIIDRKKKLAASAMLRCIGFETTQDILKLFYKKTETVNVAEMSEQFDENGVCVLIDRIIFEDIIDTSTGEVILEANTVIDEKKLDRLRESSVESIVLLSKEEDNLLIHYTLAADKTKSREDALKAIYSVTHQQQDEAPDMRTAEIYFDSQFISDPHKYDLGEVGRYRLNTKIYNKAEIREVLAELGPEFKIPSLNTMTMSKADFLAIIEYMVGLYNGTEGYALDDIDHLGNRRTRSVGELLANQISVGLSRMSRVIRENLNLHGEDEQTTPRELVNTRMVSTVVQAFFGSSQLSQFMDQMNPLSELTHKRRLSALGPGGLSRERAGFEVRDVHYTHYGRLCPIETPEGPNIGLINSLASFAVVNHFGFIETPYRIVGLIDFKDAKGNTVKVPESKWHFGIFKAFVHDPHLFLELELSKKQMDQVRMTLDNTQRDLFDGFVNKVFAFKDADGQVTYYRNGFTVENFNGKADYEQVGNCVEQIVSDYITFLTADEEDSFRVAPASTELTDDNRFKGDMDGLVIVRDKSEYTHLMRQDSFELDDMETERIDLMDVAPMQIVSVAAGLIPFLEHDDANRALMGSNMQRQAVPLLRAEAPVVGTGLERRAALDSGTVVRAKHDGRVKFVDARNVVVERGDMVDGNFVPLTGLGEDYEFLGKDPIDEYVLRKFERSNQDSCINQKPIVNVGDFVKAGDVLADGVSTDHGELALGKNILIGFLPWNGYNYEDAVIISEELAIKDTFTSIHIEEYELEVRDTKRGPEELTREIPNVGEDALRNLDENGVIRVGAEVTADDILVGKVTPKGETELSPEERLLRAIFGEKAGDVRDSSLKAPPGMKGIVLETRIFSKKEKSDKNSKEKDQETIAEIRANFQTQIDKIKDSCSEHLFELLGGKAAGKVMDNETHELLIREGTTYTEQNLAMIDVTKVSPASTFVVGDDELQERVLTLVLVARDNLDTLTRTMEKEIDKVTKGDELKPGVLKSVKVYIAKKRCLSIGDKMAGRHGNKGVVSKIVPVEDMPFTEDGRPLQILLNPLGVPSRMNIGQVLEVHLGWAAKTLGFKVTTPVFDGAKFEDICEELKKAYEKNPIVNYEMDPDNGKIIGKAKLYDGKTGEAFLNPVTIGYMYYLKLGHLVDDKIHARSIGSYALVTQQPLGGKSQFGGQRFGEMEVWAMEAYGAAYTLQELLTVKSDDVQGRSKVYDAIVHGQNTPKPGVPESFNVMIREVRSLGLNIQTNGDK, from the coding sequence ATGACCACGGAGAGAAAGTCATACTCCTCCAACAAATTCCAGTTGGAACTCCCGTACCTGATTGAAGTCCAGAAGGCTTCGTACGAGCAATTCCTCCAGAAGGATATTCCGCAAGAAAAACGTCTCAAGGTTGGCTTGGAACGCGTGTTCCAGGACATTTTCCCGATTACTGACGTCAAGGGTCTCTACTCCCTTAATTACGAAGGTTACTATTTCGGCATCCCGAAATACAGCATCCCCGAGTGCCGCGAACGTGGACTTACTTACTCCATGGAATTGTTCGCCACTCTGTCTTTGCAGATTTTTGAAGAAGACGGCGAAGACCGCAAGCTCAAGGAAGAAGTCAAGAATGACGTTCTCGTTTGCGAACTCCCGATCATGACTGAAAATGGTACGTTCATCGTCAATGGCGCTGAACGCGTTGTCGTTTCCCAGTTGCATCGTTCCTACGGTGTCAGCTTCGACAAGGAAATGCAGGTTACCGGTCGTGACGACTACAAGAGCCGTATCATCCCGCACCGTGGTGCTTGGGTTGAATTCAACACCGAAGGTGACATCCTTTACCTCATCATCGACCGTAAGAAGAAGTTGGCTGCATCTGCCATGCTTCGTTGCATCGGATTCGAAACCACTCAGGACATTCTCAAGCTCTTCTACAAGAAGACCGAAACTGTCAACGTTGCTGAAATGTCCGAACAGTTCGATGAAAACGGCGTTTGCGTTCTCATCGACCGCATCATTTTCGAAGACATCATCGACACCAGCACTGGCGAAGTTATTCTCGAAGCCAACACTGTTATCGACGAAAAGAAGTTGGACCGCCTCCGCGAGAGCAGCGTAGAATCTATCGTTCTCCTCTCCAAGGAAGAAGACAACCTCCTCATCCACTACACCCTCGCTGCAGACAAGACCAAGTCTCGTGAAGATGCTCTCAAGGCTATCTACTCCGTCACTCATCAGCAGCAGGACGAAGCTCCGGATATGCGCACTGCCGAAATCTACTTCGACAGCCAGTTCATTTCCGATCCGCACAAGTATGACCTTGGTGAAGTCGGTCGTTACCGCTTGAACACCAAGATTTACAACAAGGCCGAAATCCGCGAAGTCCTCGCAGAACTTGGTCCGGAATTCAAGATTCCGTCCCTCAATACCATGACCATGAGCAAGGCAGACTTCCTTGCCATCATCGAATACATGGTCGGCCTCTACAACGGCACCGAAGGTTACGCTCTCGATGATATCGACCACTTGGGCAACCGTCGTACCCGTTCCGTTGGCGAACTTCTCGCTAACCAGATTTCCGTTGGCCTCAGCCGTATGTCTCGCGTCATCCGCGAAAACCTGAACCTCCACGGTGAAGACGAACAGACCACTCCTCGTGAACTGGTCAACACCCGCATGGTGTCCACCGTCGTCCAGGCATTCTTCGGCTCCAGCCAGCTGTCCCAGTTCATGGACCAGATGAACCCGCTTTCTGAATTGACTCATAAGCGTCGTCTCTCCGCTCTCGGTCCTGGTGGTCTTTCCCGCGAACGCGCAGGCTTCGAAGTCCGTGACGTGCACTACACTCACTATGGCCGTCTCTGCCCGATCGAAACTCCGGAAGGCCCGAACATCGGTCTTATCAACTCCCTCGCTTCCTTCGCTGTTGTTAACCACTTCGGCTTCATTGAAACCCCGTACCGTATCGTGGGCCTCATTGACTTCAAGGACGCAAAGGGCAACACTGTAAAGGTTCCGGAATCCAAGTGGCATTTCGGTATCTTCAAGGCTTTCGTTCATGACCCGCACCTGTTCCTGGAACTTGAACTTTCCAAGAAGCAGATGGACCAGGTCCGCATGACTTTGGACAACACCCAGCGTGACTTGTTCGATGGCTTTGTGAACAAAGTATTTGCATTCAAGGATGCTGATGGTCAGGTGACCTACTACCGTAACGGCTTCACCGTTGAAAACTTCAACGGCAAGGCTGACTACGAACAGGTCGGCAACTGTGTCGAACAGATCGTTTCCGACTACATCACCTTCCTCACCGCTGACGAAGAAGACTCCTTCCGCGTCGCTCCGGCTTCCACCGAACTCACTGACGACAATCGCTTCAAGGGCGACATGGACGGTCTCGTAATCGTTCGTGACAAGAGTGAATACACTCACCTCATGCGTCAGGATTCCTTCGAACTGGATGACATGGAAACTGAACGTATCGACCTCATGGACGTTGCTCCGATGCAGATCGTTTCCGTTGCAGCAGGTCTTATCCCGTTCCTTGAACACGACGATGCTAACCGTGCATTGATGGGTTCCAACATGCAGCGTCAGGCTGTGCCTCTGCTCCGCGCAGAAGCTCCGGTCGTTGGCACTGGTCTGGAACGTCGTGCCGCTCTCGACTCCGGTACCGTTGTCCGTGCTAAGCACGACGGTCGCGTGAAGTTCGTTGACGCTCGTAACGTTGTCGTTGAACGCGGCGACATGGTCGACGGCAACTTCGTTCCGCTCACCGGTCTCGGCGAAGACTATGAATTCCTCGGCAAGGATCCTATCGACGAATACGTTCTCCGCAAGTTCGAACGTTCCAACCAGGATTCCTGCATCAACCAGAAGCCCATCGTTAACGTTGGTGACTTCGTCAAGGCTGGCGACGTGCTGGCTGACGGCGTTTCCACTGACCACGGTGAACTGGCTCTCGGTAAGAACATTCTCATCGGCTTCTTGCCGTGGAATGGTTATAACTACGAAGACGCAGTTATCATCTCCGAAGAATTGGCTATCAAGGACACCTTCACTTCCATCCATATCGAAGAATACGAATTGGAAGTTCGCGACACCAAGCGTGGTCCGGAAGAACTGACCCGCGAAATCCCCAACGTTGGCGAAGATGCTCTCCGCAACTTGGACGAAAACGGTGTGATCCGCGTTGGTGCCGAAGTTACCGCTGACGATATCCTCGTCGGTAAGGTTACTCCGAAGGGCGAAACCGAACTTTCTCCTGAAGAACGTTTGCTCCGTGCAATCTTCGGTGAAAAGGCCGGCGATGTCCGCGACTCTTCTCTGAAGGCTCCTCCGGGAATGAAGGGCATCGTGCTCGAAACCCGCATCTTCAGCAAGAAGGAAAAGTCTGACAAGAACAGCAAGGAAAAGGATCAGGAAACTATCGCAGAAATCCGCGCTAACTTCCAGACCCAGATCGACAAGATCAAGGATTCCTGCTCCGAACACTTGTTCGAACTCCTCGGCGGCAAGGCTGCCGGCAAGGTGATGGACAACGAAACTCACGAACTCCTGATTCGCGAAGGCACTACCTATACCGAACAGAACCTCGCCATGATCGACGTGACCAAGGTTTCTCCGGCTTCTACCTTCGTTGTCGGCGACGACGAACTCCAGGAACGTGTCCTCACCCTCGTGCTCGTTGCACGTGATAACCTCGATACCCTTACCCGCACCATGGAAAAGGAAATTGACAAGGTGACTAAGGGCGATGAACTCAAGCCGGGCGTTCTCAAGTCCGTCAAGGTCTACATCGCCAAGAAGCGTTGCCTCTCCATCGGTGACAAGATGGCAGGTCGCCATGGTAACAAGGGTGTCGTGTCCAAGATCGTTCCGGTCGAAGACATGCCGTTCACCGAAGACGGTCGTCCGCTTCAGATCCTTCTGAACCCGCTGGGCGTGCCTTCTCGTATGAACATCGGTCAGGTGCTGGAAGTGCACTTGGGCTGGGCTGCAAAGACCCTCGGCTTCAAGGTTACGACTCCCGTGTTCGACGGTGCAAAGTTCGAAGACATCTGTGAAGAACTTAAGAAGGCTTACGAAAAGAACCCGATCGTTAACTACGAAATGGATCCGGACAATGGCAAGATCATTGGTAAGGCAAAGCTTTACGACGGTAAGACCGGTGAAGCATTCCTCAACCCGGTTACCATCGGTTACATGTACTACCTCAAGCTGGGCCACTTGGTAGACGACAAGATTCATGCTCGTTCTATCGGTTCCTACGCTCTGGTTACTCAGCAGCCTCTCGGCGGTAAGAGCCAGTTCGGTGGTCAGCGCTTCGGTGAAATGGAAGTGTGGGCTATGGAAGCTTACGGTGCCGCTTACACCTTGCAGGAACTCCTCACCGTCAAGTCTGACGATGTCCAGGGCCGTTCCAAGGTCTATGACGCCATCGTTCATGGTCAGAACACTCCGAAGCCGGGTGTACCTGAATCCTTTAACGTTATGATCCGCGAAGTTCGTTCTTTGGGTCTGAACATCCAGACCAATGGAGACAAGTAA
- the rpoC gene encoding DNA-directed RNA polymerase subunit beta', translated as MVEEIERENSGDISIHLAAPEMIRSWSHGEVTKPETINYRSFKPEKDGLFCEKIFGPVKNWECNCGKFKRIRYKGVVCDRCGVEVTHSNVRRKYMGHIELAIPLTHTWFVRNQPCVIGALLNLSTKDLDNIIYYEKYVVIDPGTTDLAPNTLIDEAQYQDLSAEGRKFDAKMGASAIKQLLDRVDLVALSADLRIQAQSKSRTKQEDALKRLKIVDAFLKSQRDSFRNYYENPEKAMKQDAQQPWLRGLAEAVAEFKVSYEASHDKFIVADAYDEFRAKYPSESRLLANQPSWMILDVLPVIPPDLRPLVPLEGGRFATSDLNELYRRVINRNNRLKKLIDIRAPNVILCNEKRMLQEAVDQLFDSGRRTARTGSARPMKSLAELLKGKQGRFRMNLLGKRVDYSGRSVIVVGPELRMHQCGLPKRMALELYKPFIIQRLEEEGIVYTLKSAKKYVDAERPEVWDILEEIIEDHPVMLNRAPTLHRLGIQAFYPKLIEGNAIRLHPLVCTAFNADFDGDQMACHLPLSFETQLECRVLMLSSNNILHPASGQPIAVPGQDIVLGLYYLTKPRPGRKGEGMHFFDAAEAVRAYENGVVDLNAYVYLKLPAGRKIYIGAVEKDCVMTRESADDNGNWDVNVKAGDKIKFLTLKEENIIKTTVGRIIFNEFVPPQLGYANETFGKKVIAKSIDDLYRRTGNRITVDYLDDLKANGYKWATRAGSSVAIAEMVIPKEKQEMLDKAAEAVSRIRGLYEDGVITDGERYNQVVDVWSKTTAEVAAKQWDLLSGDRDGFNPVYMMADSGARGSREQIKQLSGMRGLMQKPTKSLDGREVIENPIKSCFREGLNVMEYFISSHGARKGLADTAMKTADAGYLTRRLVDVGQDLVVTEEDCGTTNGIEVSAFKDGDDTIIALEERLLGRAPVEDIKHPVTGEVIVKAGELVTERVLPKITATGLEHIKMRSVLTCDSRTGVCSKCYGRMLASGRPVDLGEAVGVLAAQSIGEPGTQLTLRTFHIGGASSRLAVENNKKALVDGRVELTDVETVEHEGQKIVTSRMAELVIFDKTGINKGRYQIPYGAILSVTNGASVNKGDVMFEWDPYNSPIISNVAGKVVFADMVENRTYRSETDEVTGVETWTVISDKQHGKKDLHPAVVIVDANNVKIGNYMLPDGAILTVKSGDAVSVGQTVAKLPRAAGKTRDITGGLPRVAELFEARVPKGKAFIAPIDGLVSYGEEVRNNQVVIIKMDDQEEKVLVPRGVHLAVNEGDRVRAGHKISEGSVDPHDILDVLGPEEVQRHLVNEIQAVYRLQGVAIADKHIECIVRQMMRKVKIKDSGDSELLPGEEISKARLRAINDQLEAVGKTPATFTPMLLGITKASLATDSFISACSFQETTKILTRASIEGSVDPLMGLKENVIMGRLIPCGTGARHLRNVQVVDADAALEAETRPYSTQVEFEDEIDTGIQMMDNEIGASDEEDSEN; from the coding sequence ATGGTCGAAGAAATTGAACGTGAAAATTCTGGTGATATTTCCATTCACCTTGCAGCTCCGGAAATGATCCGTAGCTGGTCTCACGGCGAAGTGACCAAGCCGGAAACCATTAACTATCGTTCTTTCAAGCCCGAAAAGGATGGTCTTTTCTGCGAAAAGATCTTCGGACCTGTGAAGAACTGGGAATGTAACTGCGGTAAGTTCAAGCGTATCCGTTACAAGGGTGTCGTTTGTGACCGTTGCGGTGTTGAAGTGACTCACTCCAACGTCCGTCGTAAGTACATGGGCCATATCGAACTGGCCATTCCTCTGACCCACACCTGGTTCGTTCGTAACCAGCCGTGCGTCATTGGCGCCCTCCTCAACTTGAGCACCAAGGACCTGGACAACATCATCTACTACGAAAAGTACGTAGTGATCGACCCGGGTACCACTGACCTCGCTCCGAACACCCTCATCGACGAAGCCCAGTATCAGGACCTCTCCGCTGAAGGCCGTAAGTTCGATGCCAAGATGGGTGCATCTGCTATTAAGCAGCTCCTCGACCGCGTTGACCTCGTTGCACTTTCTGCAGATCTCCGCATTCAGGCTCAGTCCAAGTCCCGCACCAAGCAGGAAGACGCCCTGAAGCGTTTGAAGATCGTTGACGCTTTCCTGAAGTCTCAGCGCGACAGCTTCCGTAACTACTACGAAAACCCGGAAAAGGCTATGAAGCAGGATGCTCAGCAGCCGTGGCTCCGTGGTCTCGCAGAAGCCGTTGCTGAATTCAAGGTTTCCTACGAAGCTTCTCACGACAAGTTCATTGTCGCTGACGCATACGACGAATTCCGCGCAAAGTATCCGTCCGAATCCCGCTTGCTGGCTAACCAGCCGTCTTGGATGATCCTCGACGTTCTTCCGGTGATTCCGCCTGATCTGCGCCCGCTCGTTCCGCTGGAAGGTGGCCGTTTCGCTACTTCCGACTTGAACGAACTCTATCGTCGCGTCATCAACCGTAACAACCGCTTGAAGAAGCTCATTGACATCCGTGCCCCGAACGTCATTCTCTGCAACGAAAAGCGTATGCTGCAGGAAGCAGTGGACCAGCTGTTCGATAGCGGCCGTCGTACCGCACGTACTGGTTCCGCACGTCCGATGAAGAGCCTCGCTGAACTCTTGAAGGGTAAGCAGGGTCGCTTCCGTATGAACCTCCTCGGTAAGCGCGTTGACTACTCTGGTCGTTCTGTGATCGTCGTCGGTCCGGAACTTCGCATGCACCAGTGCGGTCTCCCGAAGCGTATGGCCTTGGAACTTTACAAGCCGTTCATCATCCAGCGTTTGGAAGAAGAAGGTATCGTATATACCCTCAAGTCCGCTAAGAAGTACGTTGATGCAGAACGTCCTGAAGTTTGGGACATCCTCGAAGAAATTATTGAAGACCATCCGGTTATGTTGAACCGTGCTCCGACGCTTCACCGCCTCGGTATCCAGGCCTTCTACCCGAAGCTCATCGAAGGTAATGCAATCCGCCTCCACCCCCTCGTCTGTACTGCATTTAACGCAGACTTCGACGGTGACCAGATGGCTTGCCACCTTCCGCTTTCCTTCGAAACTCAGTTGGAATGCCGCGTCCTCATGCTGTCTTCCAACAACATTCTTCACCCGGCATCCGGTCAGCCGATTGCTGTGCCGGGCCAGGACATCGTGCTCGGTCTTTACTACTTGACCAAGCCCCGTCCGGGTCGCAAGGGCGAAGGCATGCACTTCTTTGACGCCGCTGAAGCAGTCCGTGCTTACGAAAACGGTGTCGTTGATCTGAACGCCTACGTTTACCTCAAGCTCCCTGCAGGTCGCAAGATCTACATCGGCGCTGTGGAAAAGGATTGCGTCATGACCCGTGAATCTGCCGACGATAACGGCAACTGGGATGTGAACGTCAAGGCTGGCGACAAGATCAAGTTCCTTACCCTTAAGGAAGAAAACATTATCAAGACCACTGTCGGTCGAATCATCTTCAACGAATTCGTTCCGCCGCAGCTCGGCTACGCCAACGAAACCTTCGGTAAGAAGGTTATCGCCAAGTCCATTGACGACCTCTATCGTCGTACCGGCAACCGCATCACGGTTGACTACCTTGATGACCTGAAGGCCAATGGTTACAAGTGGGCTACCCGCGCTGGTTCCTCTGTGGCTATCGCCGAAATGGTGATCCCGAAGGAAAAGCAGGAAATGCTCGACAAGGCTGCAGAAGCTGTGTCCCGCATCCGCGGCCTGTACGAAGACGGTGTGATTACCGATGGCGAACGTTACAACCAGGTTGTTGACGTTTGGTCTAAGACCACCGCAGAAGTCGCTGCTAAGCAGTGGGATCTTCTCTCCGGTGACCGTGACGGCTTCAACCCCGTTTACATGATGGCTGATTCCGGCGCTCGTGGTAGCCGTGAACAGATTAAGCAGCTGTCTGGTATGCGTGGTTTGATGCAGAAGCCGACTAAGTCCCTCGATGGTCGTGAAGTTATTGAAAACCCGATTAAGTCCTGCTTCCGTGAAGGTTTGAACGTAATGGAATACTTCATTTCTTCTCACGGTGCTCGTAAGGGTTTGGCTGATACCGCTATGAAGACCGCTGACGCAGGTTACCTTACCCGCCGTCTCGTCGACGTAGGTCAGGACCTCGTGGTTACCGAAGAAGACTGCGGTACCACCAACGGTATTGAAGTTTCCGCATTCAAGGACGGTGATGACACCATCATCGCTCTCGAAGAACGTCTCCTCGGTCGCGCACCGGTTGAAGACATCAAGCATCCGGTCACTGGCGAAGTGATCGTGAAGGCTGGCGAACTCGTTACCGAACGCGTCCTCCCGAAGATTACCGCAACTGGTCTGGAACACATCAAGATGCGTTCCGTGCTCACTTGCGATTCCCGTACCGGTGTCTGCTCCAAGTGCTATGGCCGTATGCTGGCTTCCGGTCGCCCTGTTGACCTGGGCGAAGCCGTGGGCGTGCTCGCTGCACAGTCCATCGGTGAACCGGGTACTCAGCTTACCCTCCGTACCTTCCATATCGGTGGTGCTTCCTCTCGTCTTGCTGTTGAAAACAACAAGAAGGCTCTCGTTGACGGCCGCGTCGAATTGACCGACGTTGAAACCGTTGAACACGAAGGCCAGAAGATCGTGACCAGCCGTATGGCAGAACTCGTGATTTTTGACAAGACCGGCATTAATAAGGGTCGTTACCAGATTCCTTATGGTGCAATCCTCTCCGTAACTAACGGCGCTTCCGTTAACAAGGGCGACGTGATGTTCGAATGGGATCCGTATAACAGCCCGATTATCAGTAACGTTGCTGGTAAGGTCGTGTTTGCGGACATGGTCGAAAACCGTACCTACCGTTCCGAAACTGACGAAGTTACCGGCGTTGAAACCTGGACCGTGATTAGCGATAAGCAGCACGGTAAGAAGGACCTCCATCCGGCAGTCGTCATCGTAGACGCCAACAACGTAAAGATTGGTAACTACATGCTTCCGGACGGCGCTATCCTCACCGTGAAGTCCGGCGATGCTGTAAGCGTTGGTCAGACTGTTGCTAAGTTGCCGCGTGCAGCTGGTAAGACCCGCGATATTACCGGTGGTCTTCCCCGCGTTGCTGAACTCTTCGAAGCTCGCGTTCCGAAGGGCAAGGCATTCATCGCTCCGATCGACGGCTTGGTGAGCTACGGTGAAGAAGTTCGCAACAATCAAGTTGTTATTATCAAGATGGACGACCAGGAAGAGAAAGTGCTGGTTCCCCGCGGCGTCCACTTGGCGGTCAACGAAGGTGACCGTGTCCGTGCTGGTCACAAGATCAGCGAAGGCAGCGTAGATCCTCATGACATCCTCGATGTTCTCGGACCTGAAGAAGTCCAGCGTCACTTGGTGAACGAAATCCAGGCAGTTTACCGCCTGCAGGGTGTGGCTATCGCAGATAAGCACATCGAATGTATCGTTCGTCAGATGATGCGTAAGGTGAAGATCAAGGATTCTGGTGATTCCGAACTGCTTCCGGGCGAAGAAATTTCCAAGGCTCGTCTCCGCGCCATCAACGACCAGTTGGAAGCTGTTGGCAAGACTCCGGCGACCTTCACGCCGATGCTCCTTGGTATCACGAAGGCTTCCTTGGCAACAGACAGCTTCATCTCTGCCTGTTCCTTCCAGGAAACCACTAAGATCCTTACCCGCGCTTCCATCGAAGGTAGCGTGGACCCGCTCATGGGCCTTAAGGAAAACGTGATTATGGGTCGTCTTATTCCGTGTGGTACCGGTGCCCGCCATCTGAGGAACGTCCAGGTGGTCGATGCCGATGCAGCATTGGAAGCTGAGACACGTCCTTACAGTACTCAGGTCGAATTCGAAGATGAAATCGATACCGGAATCCAGATGATGGACAACGAAATCGGTGCTTCTGACGAAGAAGATTCGGAGAATTAA
- the rpsL gene encoding 30S ribosomal protein S12: protein MPTIQQLVRNGREQISNKTASVALKSCPQKRGVCTRVYTSTPKKPNSALRKIARVRLSNKMEVTAYIPGEGHNLQEHSIVLIRGGRVKDVPGVRYHIIRGTLDTQAVNGRQNGRSKYGVKKKGAAPAKK, encoded by the coding sequence GTGCCTACTATTCAACAGCTCGTCCGCAACGGACGTGAACAGATCAGCAACAAGACCGCTTCCGTGGCCTTGAAGTCCTGCCCCCAGAAGCGCGGCGTTTGCACCCGTGTCTATACCAGCACCCCGAAGAAGCCGAACTCTGCTCTTCGTAAGATCGCTCGTGTGCGCCTTTCCAACAAGATGGAAGTTACCGCTTACATCCCCGGTGAAGGCCACAACCTCCAGGAACACTCCATCGTGCTCATCCGCGGTGGTCGTGTGAAGGACGTTCCGGGTGTTCGTTACCACATCATCCGTGGCACCCTGGATACCCAGGCTGTTAACGGTCGTCAGAACGGTCGCTCCAAGTACGGTGTCAAGAAGAAGGGCGCCGCTCCTGCAAAGAAGTAA
- the rpsG gene encoding 30S ribosomal protein S7, with protein MSRRRKALHRSILPDPRYKSTLVTELVGVVLKQGKKTIAEQIVYTTLETLDKKIEGSETALEKFEMCLDNIKPRLEVKSRRIGGANYQVPMEVAPDRAKALALRWLLDAARKRTEPNMAQRLSAELVAAKNGEGNAVRKKNDTHKMAEANKAFAHFRF; from the coding sequence ATGTCTAGAAGAAGAAAGGCTCTCCATCGCTCTATCCTCCCGGATCCGCGTTACAAGTCTACCCTCGTTACCGAACTCGTCGGTGTCGTTCTCAAGCAGGGCAAGAAGACCATCGCTGAACAGATCGTTTACACCACCCTCGAAACTCTCGACAAGAAGATCGAAGGTTCTGAAACCGCTCTCGAAAAGTTCGAAATGTGCCTCGACAACATCAAGCCGCGTCTCGAAGTCAAGTCCCGTCGTATCGGTGGTGCAAACTACCAGGTTCCGATGGAAGTTGCACCGGACCGCGCTAAGGCTCTGGCTCTCCGCTGGTTGCTCGATGCAGCTCGCAAGCGCACCGAACCGAACATGGCTCAGCGTCTCTCTGCAGAACTCGTTGCTGCAAAGAACGGTGAAGGCAATGCTGTCCGTAAGAAGAACGATACCCACAAGATGGCTGAAGCTAACAAGGCTTTCGCTCACTTCCGTTTCTAA
- a CDS encoding outer membrane beta-barrel protein yields MKVIKAALLMVSALAASAFAGFYADLGTGLTYSYFQVEDKPYYVSKTDAGKTYSDSSANTVKVDSDRQKFTGIGPGFDLKVGYAWEYGALFGDFGLSMGYGSHEGEDYFVVEDCAYAKTNAEKCIGHEKYELQQSSSTRFTAAAGFMLTPFGGTEAMSRMSGFYFGASCGFSLVETSTDDSEYANHRSTLSDLGLGLQVEIGQKWLIAGRWDTGFSIIGSWDFPARYSDGIAPESYYTIGAQIHVSRH; encoded by the coding sequence ATGAAGGTTATCAAGGCTGCCTTGCTGATGGTTTCTGCCCTTGCGGCCAGTGCCTTTGCGGGCTTTTATGCGGACCTTGGAACCGGCCTGACCTACTCCTATTTCCAGGTGGAGGACAAGCCCTACTACGTTTCCAAGACGGATGCGGGCAAGACCTATAGCGATAGTTCCGCCAACACAGTCAAGGTGGATTCCGACCGTCAGAAGTTTACTGGCATTGGCCCTGGCTTTGATCTTAAGGTGGGCTATGCCTGGGAGTATGGCGCCTTGTTTGGGGACTTCGGCCTGAGCATGGGTTATGGCTCCCATGAGGGCGAAGACTACTTTGTTGTCGAGGATTGCGCATACGCGAAAACCAACGCGGAGAAGTGTATCGGCCATGAGAAGTATGAATTGCAGCAGTCCAGCTCCACCCGTTTCACTGCCGCGGCAGGCTTTATGCTTACGCCTTTCGGAGGCACGGAGGCGATGTCCCGCATGTCCGGATTCTACTTTGGCGCCTCCTGCGGTTTCTCCCTTGTAGAAACATCTACGGACGATTCCGAATATGCGAACCACCGTTCCACCCTTAGCGACTTGGGCCTGGGCCTCCAGGTTGAAATCGGCCAGAAGTGGCTTATCGCCGGCCGTTGGGATACGGGCTTCTCCATCATTGGTTCCTGGGATTTCCCGGCCAGGTATTCCGACGGAATCGCACCAGAGAGCTATTACACCATCGGTGCGCAGATCCACGTGTCTAGACATTAG